The following nucleotide sequence is from Anaerobiospirillum thomasii.
GATCTGAAGATGGCATGTCACTTATTGTGCCAGGCCGCAAGGCAGAGCATCTGCCTACCAATGCCCGTGAGGTCTATGATGTAACAGGTGCAGGCGACACAGTTATTGGCACCATTGGCGCCTGTCTTGCCTCAGGCTCAAGCCTGTCTGAGGCCTGTGCCATTGCCAATACAGCAGCCGGCATTGTAGTGGGCAAACTTGGTACCTCAACTGTAAGTGTTGATGAGATAAAACATGAGCTGGGTCTAAAGCAAAACAGCAGCAAGAGCATACTTGGCAAAGAAGAGCTTTTATCTCGTGTTGCCAAACTTAAAGCCCAGGGCCTTAAAATAGTTATGACCAATGGCTGTTTTGATATACTGCACAAAGGGCATCTAGATTATCTAAAAAGAGCCAGAGCACTTGGTGATATACTCATTGTAGCTGTCAATACCGACAGCTCAGTGCAGATGCTAAAGGGACCAAGCCGTCCTATCAATGCCCTTGAGGATCGCATGATTATGCTCGATGCTCTTGAGTGCACCTCACTTATTACCTATTTTGATGAAGAGACACCTGAGAGTCTTATTGCCGCAGTGCTGCCAGATATTCTGGTCAAAGGCGGCGATTATACTGTAGAGCAGATTGCAGGACATAAACAGGTACTGCAAAATGGCGGACAGGTTATTATTCTGCCTTTTGTAGACGGCTGCTCTACCACCAATATTGTAAATAAAATCAAAGGTTCACTCTAAATACCCAAGGGGGCAAATCTGCCCCCTGCTCCTAATCTTTTAGCCTTTTTCCAAAAATCCCTGCCTTTATTTCAAAAATACAGTTCCATCGTGTTAAAAATGTCATATTCATGCACAATTTTGAGCTGTATATCAATTATTTTATATTTTTTTTTGCTACAGACAATAAATTGTTATCATGTAACCATCAAACGATAAAATTGAGCGTACAATCTGCTTATTAATTGTTTATGGAGTAATATATGCACTTTCTTAAGGTTTTATTAATAGGTTTAGGACTGACTTTTATGTTTCCATCTTTTGCCGAGCTCTCTCCTAAGGAGCTGTTAAAAGATTATGAGATGCCAGTAGGCTACAGCGAGCCAAAGCAGCTTATTGCCCATGCTCTTATTGAAGAGGGTGTAGGTGTTCTTATTGACTGCAGAACCAAGGAGGAGTATGAAAATGGCCATATTGAAGGTGCCATCAATCTTGACTCTGAGGTTATCACTGCTGATATGTTAAAACAGTATGCTCCTGATGAATCAACCCCTATTTTAATCTACTGCAGATCAGGACGTCGTGCCGGCATTGTCGGCAAGGATCTTGTCAAATCAGGCTATAAGCATGTTCTGAACTTTGGCGGTATCAATACCTGGCCATATGGTCTCATTCAGGATTAATTCTGATAGACAAAAGTTTAAAAGGGGAGCATACAGCTCCCCTTTTTACATCTTTAATTTAAAGGCACTGACCTATTTTGAAAAATGCTCAATGGCCTGTTTAATACGTGCATAGGTACGCTCACGGCCTACAAGCAGCATGGTATCACCAATGCCAGGTGAGGTTGGAGTTCCGGTCATGGCAAGACGCAGCGGCTGACCTAC
It contains:
- a CDS encoding rhodanese-like domain-containing protein — encoded protein: MHFLKVLLIGLGLTFMFPSFAELSPKELLKDYEMPVGYSEPKQLIAHALIEEGVGVLIDCRTKEEYENGHIEGAINLDSEVITADMLKQYAPDESTPILIYCRSGRRAGIVGKDLVKSGYKHVLNFGGINTWPYGLIQD
- the hldE gene encoding bifunctional D-glycero-beta-D-manno-heptose-7-phosphate kinase/D-glycero-beta-D-manno-heptose 1-phosphate adenylyltransferase HldE; translation: MQNLNLPDFSGRVLVVGDVMLDRYWKGPCSRISPEAPVPVVRVSDVEDRAGGAANVAINIATLGAPCNLCGIVGVDEVATKLSDIVEQAKVTCHFVSDSSLHTITKLRVLSRNQQLLRVDFEDAYETTDQGTMLQGYRRAIKECKVVICSDYGKGALSSIKSMIDIANYANIPVLIDPKGTDFSKYANATLLTPNMSEFEAVVGKVKDNEDLEKKALDLISRYNLKALLVTRSEDGMSLIVPGRKAEHLPTNAREVYDVTGAGDTVIGTIGACLASGSSLSEACAIANTAAGIVVGKLGTSTVSVDEIKHELGLKQNSSKSILGKEELLSRVAKLKAQGLKIVMTNGCFDILHKGHLDYLKRARALGDILIVAVNTDSSVQMLKGPSRPINALEDRMIMLDALECTSLITYFDEETPESLIAAVLPDILVKGGDYTVEQIAGHKQVLQNGGQVIILPFVDGCSTTNIVNKIKGSL